One stretch of Streptomyces hygroscopicus DNA includes these proteins:
- a CDS encoding putative transcriptional regulator, PucR family protein, with amino-acid sequence MHNAPVAFPPPDPRIAELARECLDDLDGLIELWIDVVGPIRRSYADRVPDPDFRDSARHALEMLLRTVAQLPVPDHIAEVSERVGTRRARQGVPLESLLDAARLDFRVVWTALVRRAEDRNMTHLVASAYYVWEAVERHVTGIMTAYQRTVLEMGRLADDERQMWFARLMECDGRNPTVVGDTALALGFQVGGEYVCAAAAPQYGAALRRAAADLRTAGVPVQQQALDSAVVLAAQCGPRTTAHTVLGHLGETPCGVASAAGRLADVPRAVRLAITTARSLPADARGPRWLRESWLDVLVHHTSDLAHDLADDVLGGLDRPNVSGTEKDRLLRTVRIHLTGNGSIADTAAAVYCHRNTVQHRFTRFCELTGHDIRRPEDAALIALALRARERGARTEETG; translated from the coding sequence ATGCACAATGCGCCGGTTGCCTTCCCTCCCCCTGACCCACGCATCGCCGAGCTCGCCCGGGAGTGTCTGGACGATCTCGACGGGCTGATCGAGCTGTGGATCGACGTGGTGGGCCCCATCCGCCGGAGCTACGCCGACCGCGTGCCGGACCCGGACTTCCGGGACTCCGCACGCCACGCGCTGGAGATGCTGCTGCGCACCGTGGCCCAGCTACCCGTGCCCGACCACATCGCCGAGGTGTCCGAACGAGTCGGCACCCGGCGTGCCCGGCAGGGCGTACCGCTGGAGTCCCTGCTGGACGCGGCCCGGCTGGACTTCCGCGTGGTGTGGACGGCCCTGGTGCGGCGCGCCGAGGACCGGAACATGACACATCTGGTGGCCTCCGCGTACTACGTCTGGGAGGCCGTCGAGCGCCATGTCACCGGGATCATGACCGCGTACCAGCGCACGGTGCTGGAGATGGGGCGGCTGGCCGACGACGAGCGCCAGATGTGGTTCGCCCGTCTGATGGAGTGCGACGGCCGCAACCCCACCGTGGTGGGCGACACCGCGCTGGCACTCGGCTTCCAGGTCGGTGGGGAGTACGTGTGCGCCGCGGCCGCCCCGCAGTATGGCGCGGCTCTGCGCCGGGCCGCGGCGGACCTGCGCACCGCGGGTGTCCCGGTGCAGCAGCAGGCCCTCGATTCGGCGGTGGTGCTCGCCGCCCAGTGCGGGCCGCGCACCACGGCCCACACGGTCCTGGGACACCTCGGGGAGACACCGTGTGGCGTGGCGTCCGCCGCCGGCCGGCTGGCCGACGTACCGCGGGCGGTCCGGCTGGCCATCACCACGGCGCGCAGTCTTCCCGCGGACGCCCGCGGGCCGAGGTGGCTGCGGGAAAGCTGGCTGGACGTCCTGGTCCACCACACCTCGGATCTCGCACACGACCTCGCCGACGACGTACTCGGCGGACTCGACCGGCCGAACGTCTCCGGCACCGAGAAGGACCGGCTGCTGCGCACCGTTCGCATCCACCTCACCGGGAACGGCTCGATAGCCGACACGGCCGCGGCCGTGTACTGCCACCGCAACACCGTGCAGCACCGCTTCACCCGCTTCTGCGAGCTCACCGGCCACGACATCCGCCGCCCGGAGGACGCCGCCTTGATCGCCCTCGCCCTGCGGGCCAGGGAACGGGGCGCCCGGACGGAGGAAACCGGCTGA